One region of Sphingomonas abietis genomic DNA includes:
- a CDS encoding flagellar basal body rod protein FlgF, with protein MDQLIYTSLSAMRALMQKQVVTANNLANVNTVGFRGDMTNSEAVYLTNGGDGVSARAQASDSKDSADMGVAANVTTGRDLDVAMNGDTLLAVQATDGTEAYTRRGDLQVADSGLLVTGDGLPVMGEGGSPITLPPVDSIRVDNTGVLWIVPQGGDPTQPQQIEHLKLVSAKGSKISKSDDGLFHVAQGGSLPSDPNGRLTSGALEGSNVNVTKTLTDMIDASRAWETQVKMLAGAKEMDTSTAQLMDMSGQ; from the coding sequence ATGGACCAGCTGATCTATACGTCGCTCTCGGCGATGCGCGCCCTCATGCAGAAGCAGGTGGTGACGGCGAACAACCTCGCCAACGTCAACACCGTCGGCTTCCGCGGCGACATGACCAACAGCGAGGCGGTGTACCTGACCAACGGCGGAGACGGCGTCTCCGCCCGCGCCCAGGCGTCAGACAGCAAGGATTCGGCGGACATGGGCGTGGCCGCCAACGTCACCACCGGCCGTGATCTGGACGTCGCGATGAACGGCGACACCCTGCTCGCGGTACAGGCGACCGACGGCACCGAGGCCTATACCCGCCGCGGCGATCTCCAGGTGGCGGACAGCGGCCTGCTCGTCACCGGCGACGGCCTTCCCGTGATGGGCGAGGGCGGCAGCCCGATCACGCTGCCCCCGGTGGACAGCATCCGCGTCGACAATACCGGCGTGCTCTGGATCGTCCCGCAGGGTGGCGACCCCACCCAGCCGCAGCAGATCGAGCATCTCAAGCTCGTCTCCGCCAAGGGATCGAAGATCTCGAAGAGCGACGACGGTCTCTTCCACGTCGCGCAGGGCGGCTCGCTGCCCTCCGATCCCAATGGTCGCCTCACCTCCGGCGCGCTGGAAGGATCGAACGTCAACGTCACCAAGACGCTGACCGACATGATCGATGCCAGCCGGGCCTGGGAAACCCAGGTGAAGATGCTGGCCGGCGCCAAGGAGATGGACACCTCCACCGCGCAGCTGATGGACATGTCCGGCCAGTAA
- the flgG gene encoding flagellar basal-body rod protein FlgG: MTNAALHVARTGLDAQQERMQVIANNIANVNTTGFKRDRANFETLAYQYITAPGATSSGDDKYTQGTSLGGGVKLAGTSRSDVQGSINQTGNALDLAVQGSGFFQIQQPDGTIAYTRDGNFSVSAEGQIVTQDGRPLIPNIQVPDGATNITIGADGTVSATTAGTTASTQLGKIQLASFVNPTGLKAEGDNMLTETDSSGTPQLGDPGTDGRGTVAQGALEASNVDVTQELVDMIETQRAYEVNSKMIKATDEMLQFANQNM, from the coding sequence ATGACCAACGCCGCCCTCCATGTCGCCCGCACCGGCCTCGACGCTCAGCAGGAGCGGATGCAGGTCATCGCGAACAACATCGCGAACGTGAACACCACGGGCTTCAAGCGCGACCGCGCCAATTTCGAGACGCTGGCCTATCAGTATATCACCGCGCCGGGCGCCACCTCATCCGGCGACGACAAATATACTCAGGGCACCTCGCTCGGCGGCGGCGTCAAGCTGGCGGGCACGTCGCGTTCCGACGTGCAGGGCTCGATCAACCAGACCGGCAATGCGCTCGACCTCGCGGTGCAGGGCAGCGGCTTCTTCCAGATCCAGCAGCCGGACGGCACCATCGCCTACACCCGCGACGGCAATTTCTCGGTCTCGGCCGAAGGCCAGATCGTGACCCAGGACGGCCGCCCGCTCATCCCCAACATCCAGGTGCCGGATGGCGCCACCAACATCACGATCGGCGCCGACGGCACCGTTTCGGCGACCACCGCCGGCACCACCGCCTCCACCCAGCTCGGCAAGATCCAGCTGGCGAGCTTCGTCAATCCGACGGGGCTCAAGGCCGAAGGCGACAACATGCTGACCGAGACCGACTCCTCGGGCACGCCGCAGCTCGGCGATCCCGGTACGGATGGACGCGGCACGGTCGCGCAGGGCGCGCTCGAGGCCTCGAACGTCGACGTGACGCAGGAGCTGGTCGACATGATCGAGACCCAGCGCGCCTACGAGGTCAACTCGAAGATGATCAAGGCGACGGACGAAATGCTCCAGTTCGCCAACCAGAACATGTGA